The sequence below is a genomic window from Escherichia marmotae.
TTAACATATGAGGGTGAGTCTGCGTCACGGTTCCAGCTTCAACACCCGCATCACGAATGATGCGATAGGCCTGCTGGCGAGAAAGTCGGCTTCCACGACGAGAAATAAATATGGCATCGGTCTGGTCAGCACCTTTCCAGTTAGAACGTTCAAGGGTCCAGCGTTCTACAGCCTCACGCTCGTCGAAACGTAGTGGATGGACAGTAGAAAATCCGTTCTTCAGCCGACGAATATTTATCCGGCCTTCATTGAGATCAAGATCCTGATAATGAAGATCAAGTAGCTCACTAATACGCATCCCGTGCCGATATGCCAACAGAATAAGACAATAATCTCTGGCTCCCGTTGCCCCATAGCAAACCGCTTGCATCATTGCCTGAACTTCTTTACCGGTAAGATAGCGACGTTTACTCACAATAGTAGTACTCCTGAACTGGGTTATATTTGAATGAATACCTATAGGAAAACCTCAATCGGTTAAAATTAGCCCAATAGATAAAAAGATAATCACACACGACATTGAGCGATTATCAGACGTTCACATTAAATATCATACAAAAATAAAATATCACTGATGTGACAAAATCTATTTTCATTGATTTAATTCAATATAACAATAGAGTAAACAGAATTAACTTCCAGTTGCTTAAAAAAATAAAGAAAAAAACACAATGAGGTAAGAACTTAGGTGATGTGTAAATTTATGAATGATTTTGTTTGTTTATTTTAAAAAAATAAAACCATTGTGGTTTGTATGGCTGCGGTTAAACCAATGTTTATTCTGATAATTAATGATTATACTTACAATAACATCAATTAATAAATGGTTAATTATTATTGATACATCGTAAGAATAATGTGGTTTTTAACACCATCCATGGTATCTCATCCGTTTTTATAAAACAGCATGGCGTTGCCGACCTCTGGGGCTATCCCAGATACCGTAAAAACGCCCTGCATTACTGGCGGTATACCAGACAGTATGACGAATATTACGATGGCCAAGATAATCCTGGATAAGCCGTGTATCTACTCCCATATTCGCCAAAGCAAAACCACATGAATGACGTAACATGTGAGGATGAATCTCTAGTGATAATCCAGCATTATCACCTGAAGTAGAGATGATTTGATAAAACTGTTGACGAGAAAGAGGATTCCCCTTGCGTGACAAAAACACCCACTCGCTCTCAGCATGTGGATAAGAAGTACGCATACTCAACCAGTTTTTTAAAGCCTGAACTTCTTTGTTTAAGAGCGGGTGTGTCGTTGAAAAGCCTTTTTTTAATCGATGGATATATATACACTTTGCCTTAAGATCAATATCTGAAATTCTCAATCGACAAATTTCACTCGCCCGGAAGCCATGAATAAAACAAAGTAAAGTCAGACAATAATTACGTGCAGCATAAGGCCCGGTATTTGCTGCTTTAAGGAGTAACTCGATTTCACTGTGGGTCAGGAAGTTCCTTTTTTTGTTATCAGCCTTATTCTTCATCGTTTTCCCTTATAATTGCAGACACGCACTAGCTGCACTGGGTTATTATCAGCCCAACATTTAGCCCTGATTATGTTTATAAAAGCGAACGTTTGTGTAATGACTAACGCAAGTGGATCAGCTCTTTTGAATGAACTAAAATGGAGTGGCGATAGTTACTTATAATAACTTTGCCATACAAACGCTATATGCTCTTGTATGCTATGTTCATTAATATATTTATCAGCGTAAGACGAAATCCAATAATAAACCTCATGATCAATATAACTATTCTTATCTATATATCATGTGATATCTTCTGTAACAAGCAAATCATCATAAAAATTTAATATTGCTTCTGTCAGCCATCTCACACATAACATTATTAGTCAACTCTGTTTTTCCACATAATTGCTATTTCATAGAAACCGGTAATTTTCAGGTGGCTATTATCATGCTAATGCTTAGTTTCCTAGCCATTATTATCCTTTGGTTTGTAAACTCATGCTGTGAGGTTGTTACATCCCTTTTTCATACTGTGTATTTCCCGGAGATATGAGGAAAGCCAGAACACGCTTTTTCCATCTGCATTCGTTGCTAAAGATAGCTTTGGTCACTACGACTTAAACCTTCCTGACTCACAGCTATTCGCCGGGTGATACGGCAACAAACGGATTGAAACATCATCCTGAAAATACCGATGCGTGCTGAACATCAACAAGCCTGCCCGGAACAACTCCGGGAGTTCCCAGCTACGTGCCACAAAGCAGGAAACATATTTCATGATGAGAATTATGCCCAGTCTGATGGTGGATAGACACTTATCTTTACCATGCCCGCTGAGTTATCTTGCAAATCGCCTCCTGTTTGAACTAAAAATAAATAACATATAAAACAAATAATTAAAGAAAAACCTTTGGTTTATGAAGAGCTCCGCAAGTGGTCATCTGGCTTCACATAGCATCTTCTTCTTAGAAAAATATCGACATATTTTGTGACACGAATTACAAATCTGGTTTTGTTGTATGGATTGTGTGATTTTTGATCTGGTATAACAGGTATAAAGGTTCACCAAGACAGTAAATGAAGCTGGGCATCTCGCAATCTATGACAAACATCACTTCAGTTCTTTCTCATCGGGCGATGAAAACGCACTTCAGTCTGAAAGGAGTATGAAAATGAGATCAACAAACAATCTATTTTATGACTCTGGGTAAAATGGATTGAGTAAGTGATATAGCTTACGAACATTCAAATCAATTAAACATCAGAAGAGATTTTATACTCAGGTATTTAATCTGGTCCTCTGTATATTTAAATAATGTGGAAAGTGAATTTTCACAGTAACCGGCTCATTTAAACCGTCTGGTCTGTTTCCTCCGGCTCTACAAAAATAATGTCCATCATTTTTAATGGACACTATCGTATGAAACACCGGACCTGGATCACTGAAGCTTTACGTCTTCACTTTGAAGAACATTTACCCCGGGTTGTGGCCGGGCGTCGCCTGGGTGTACCAAAATCAACAGTTTGTAGTATGTTCGTGCGCTTTCGGAGAGCTGGCCTTTCGTGGCCTTTGCCCGCAGGCATGTCGGAGCAGGAACTTGATGCCTGCCTTTACGGACAATTTTCCACGGTACCAGTCGTACGTCCTGAAAGCACCGTTATATCCGAAGCCCCCGTGGTAAAAAAACGTCCCCGGCGGCCCAACTTCCCTTATGAGTTTAAAATCGCCTTAGTGGAGCAGTCACTGCAGCCCGGAGCCTGTGTGGCGCAGATCGCCCGGGAAAACGGAATCAACGATAACCTGCTCTTCAACTGGCGCCATCAATACCGGAAAGGTGGCCTGCTGCCTTCCGGAAAAAATATGCCGGCACTGCTTCCCGTGACGTTAACGCCGGAGCCGGATAATAAAATCCCGGCCCCCGCACAGGAACCAGAGCAGATAAATACACCGTCCGACAGTCTGTGTTGTGAGCTGGTTCTGCCGGCCGGAACTCTCAGGCTTAAAGGTAAACTGACGCCGGCGTTATTACAGACACTTATCCGCGAAATAAAAGGGAGCAGCCACTGATGATATCTCTCCCTGCCGGTTCGCGTATCTGGCTGGTTGCCGGTATCACCGACATGCGGAATGGCTTTAACGGCCTGGCATCAAAAGTTCAGAACGTCCTGAAGGATGACCCGTTCTCCGGACACCTGTTCATCTTCCGCGGACGCCGGGGTGACCAGATAAAAGTGTTGTGGGCTGACAGTGACGGACTGTGCCTCTTCACCAAACGCCTGGAGCGGGGCCGCTTCGTCTGGCCAGTCACCCGTGACGGCAAGGTGCACCTTACTCCGGCTCAGTTATCCATGCTTCCTGAAGGTATCAACTGGAAGCACCCGAAACGAACGGAACGCGCTGGAATCCGCATATAACCCGTTGTAAAGTGAGGATATGGACACCTCACTTGCTCATGAGAACGCCCGCCTGCGGGCACTGTTGCAGACGCAACAGGACACCATCCGCCAGATGGCTGAATACAACCGCCTGCTCTCACAGCGGGTGGCGGCTTATGCTTCCGAAATCAACCGGCTGAAGGCGCTGGTTGCGAAACTGCAACGTATGCAGTTCGGTAAAAGCTCAGAAAAACTTCGTGCAAAAACCGAACGGCAGATACAGGAAGCTCAGGAGCGAATCAGCGCACTTCAGGAAGAAATGGCGGAAACGCTGGGTGAGCAATATGACCCGGTACTGCCATCCGCCCTGCGCCAGTCTTCAGCCCGTAAACCGTTACCGGCCTCACTTCCCCGTGAAACCCGGGTTATCCGGCCGGAAGAGGAATGCTGTCCTGCCTGTGGTGGTGAACTCAGTTCTCTGGGATGTGATGTGTCAGAGCAACTGGAGCTTATCAGCAGCGCCTTTAAGGTTATCGAAACACAACGTCCGAAACTGGCCTGTTGCCGGTGCGACCATATCGTGCAGGCACCAGTACCTTCAAAACCCATTGCACGCAGTTATGCCGGAGCGGGGCTTCTGGCCCATGTTGTCACCGGGAAATATGCAGACCATCTGCCGTTATACCGCCAGTCAGAAATATACCGTCGTCAGGGAGTGGAGCTGAGCCGTGCCACACTGGGGCGCTGGACCGGTGCCGTTGCTGAACTGCTGGAGCCGCTGTATGACGTCCTGCGCCAGTATGTGCTGATGCCCGGTAAAGTCCATGCCGATGATATCCCCGTCCCGGTCCAGGAGCCGGGCAGCGGTAAAACCCGGACAGCCCGGCTGTGGGTCTACGTCCGTGATGACCGCAACGCCGGTTCACAGATGCCCCCGGCGGTCTGGTTCGCGTACAGTCCGGACCGGAAAGGTATCCATCCACAAAATCACCTGGCCGGTTACAGCGGTGTGCTTCAGGCCGATGCTTACGGTGGTTACCGGGTGTTATACGAATCCGGCAGAATAACGGAAGCCGCGTGTATGGCTCATGCCCGGAGAAAAATCCACGATGTGCATGCAAGAGCGCCCACCGACATCACCACGGAAGCCCTGCAGCGTATCGGTGAACTGTATGCTATCGAGGCAGAGGTCCGGGGCTGTTCAGCAGAACAGCGTCTGGCGGCAAGAAAAGCCAGAGCCGCGCCACTGATGCAGTCACTGTATGACTGGATACAGCAACAGATGAAAACACTGTCGCGTCACTCAGATACGGCAAAAGCGTTCGCATACCTGCTGAAACAGTGGGATGCACTGAACGTGTACTGCAGTAATGGCTGGGTGGAAATCGACAACAACATCGCAGAGAACGCCTTACGGGGAGTGGCCGTAGGCCGGAAAAACTGGATGTTCGCGGGTTCCGACAGCGGTGGTGAACATGCGGCGGTGTTGTACTCGCTGATCGGCACATGCCGTCTGAACAATGTGGAGCCAGAAAAGTGGCTGCGTTACGTCATTGAACATATCCAGGACTGGCCGGCAAACCGGGTACGCGATCTGTTGCCCTGGAAAGTTGATCTGAGCTCTCAGTAAATATCAATACGGTTCTGACGAGCCGCTTACCCAGTATGAAGTGAATCCCAATGTATTGCTGTCCATTTTCCATTCCGTGACATAATAGAAATCATTGATTTCATTGATGTAAATATTACTTATGATTAAACATTGTCCACGATGCAAGCACGATCGCAATAAATATTGTGCCTGGAGGATGGATTAGATTTTCTGAAAGAGCCGAATCCTTAATAGATAAGCGCAAACATACTTGGTTCGGTATTCTTAAGGGATTTAATATGGATTGAACCAGGTTGACGTTAGTTGGAAAAAACAGCGGAAAAGATTTGTGTGGCGCGGATTTCAGGCATAAAAAAAGACCTCAGTTGACGTCTATTTACATACTTTTGGTGCGAAGGCCGGACTCAAACATACAACTTAACCTCATGATTTAAAATAGTTAATAATAAACACCGCAATCTTATACCAACACAGATACCAACACGAAAATTCATTGATTTTCGGCATCTAACCAGGACGAGTATGGCTTGGTTGAGATGCCGAACGCTGTTACTCGTCATCTTCCTCGACAGGCTCCAGCGCATCAAGTGGTACTCGCACCATCGCGATAGACCCAATACGGATAAAAGCATCTTCTCCATCTATGTCGGTTAACTGATATCGCTCTGTTGATTCAGGCTCTGATTCCAGAATGTCAAAAAATGCATTCAACTGACCGATATCACCATCACTTTCGTCCTCAGACTCATCAGGCTCACAACAAAGTTCAATTACTGGGCCACCATTCACCATGGTAATATGGACATTCCCATATCTTCCTTCATTTGCATCCTCGTCATCAGGGATAGGTGGAAACACCTCAAACAAGAACTGGTGGAAAATGACCTCTCGTGCATTTAAGGCATAATGTAGTGGCACACTGAATTTGGCCACCTGAACAGAGGTGATATGCTCACCTCAGAACAACACAGGTGCTCCAATGAAAAAAAGAAATTTCAGCGCAGAGTTTAAACGCGAATCCGCTCAACTGGTTGTTGACCAGAACTACACGGTGGCAGATGCCGCCAAAGCTATGGATGTTGGCCTTTCCACAATGACAAGATGGGTCAAACAACTGCGTGATGAGCGTCAGGGCAAAACACCAAAAGCCTCTCCGATAACACCAGAACAAATCGAAATACGTGAGCTGAGGAAAAAGCTACAACGCATTGAAATGGAGAATGAAATATTAAAAAAGGCTACCGCGCTCTTGATGTCAGACTCCCTGGAGTGATCTTACCCACCAATAGTGGACACAGGACTAAGTGAGTAAACTCTCAACCAGAGGTGACTCATGACAAAACCAGTATCAATCAGCAAGAAGCCCCGTAAACAACATACGCCTGAATTTCGTAACGAAGCCCTGAAACTCGCTGAACGCATCGGTGTGGCCGCCGCAGCCCGTGAACTCAGCCTGTATGAATCTCAGCTTTATGCCTGGCGCAGTAAACAGCAGCAACAAATGAGTTCGTCAGAGCGCGAAAGCGAACTGGCCGCTGAAAATGTCCGCCTTAAACGACAACTGGCGGAGCAGGCTGAGGAACTGGCCATCCTCCAAAAGGCCGCGACATACTTCGCGAAGCGCCTGAAATGAAGTATGTCTTCATCGAAAATCATCGGGCAGAGTTCAGCATCAAAGCGATGTGTCGTGTACTTCGGGTTGCCCGCAGCGGCTGGTATGTCTGGCTCAGGCGTCGTCACCAGATGAGCCTGCGCCAACAGTTTCGGCTCACCTGCGATACCGCTGTTCATAAGGCATTCTTTGAGGCAAAGCAGCGATACGGTGCTCCCCGCCTTGCTGACGAACTGCCGGAGTTCAATATTAAAACCATTGCCGCCAGCCTGCGTCGTCAGGGGCTGCGGGCGAAAGCCGGCCGGAAGTTCAGCCCGGTCAGCTACCGTGCACATGGCCTGCCCGTATTGGAGAATCTGCTGGAGCAGGACTTCAGCGCCAGCGGCCCGAACCAGAAGTGGGCGGGTGACATCACGTACTTGCGTACCGATGAGGGCTGGTTGTATCTCGCAGTAGTCATCGACCTGTGGTCACGCGCCGTTATTGGCTGGTCGATGTCACCGCGAATGACAGCACAACTGGCCTGTGATGCACTGCAAATGGCGTTGTGGCGGAGAAGACGCCCGGAAAGCGTCATTGTTCATACGGACCGTGGTGGTCAATACTGTTCAGGGGATTATCAGGCGCTGCTGAAGCGACACAACCTGCGTGGCAGTATGAGTGCGAAAGGCAACTGTTATGACAATGCCTGTGTGGAAAGCTTCTTTCATTCGCTGAAGGTGGAATGTATCCACGGGGAACGCTTTAGCAGCCGGGAAATAATGCGGGCAACGGTGTTTAATTATATCGAGTGTGATTACAATCGCTGGCGTCGTCACAGTGCCTGTGGCGGTCTCAGCCCGGAACAATTTGAAAACCATAATCTCGCTTAGGGCCGTGTCCACATTACGTGGGTAGGATCAGTTGGGCAATGTCGTTCTCTCCGGACAGCAGACTGACCATCAAAGCGCTGAAAATGGCCTGGGAAATCCGCAGTAAACCAGCCGGGGTAATGTTCCACAGCGATCAGGGCAGCCACTATACAAGCAGGCAGTTCCGGCAGTTACTGTGGCGTTACCAGATCAAACAGAGTCTGAGTCGACGAGGAAATTGCTGGGATAACAGCCCGATGGAGCGCTTCTTCAGGAGTCTGAAAAACGAGTGGATACCGGTGAC
It includes:
- the fimE gene encoding type 1 fimbria switch DNA invertase FimE (upgraded from regulatory protein to switch DNA invertase) produces the protein MSKRRYLTGKEVQAMMQAVCYGATGARDYCLILLAYRHGMRISELLDLHYQDLDLNEGRINIRRLKNGFSTVHPLRFDEREAVERWTLERSNWKGADQTDAIFISRRGSRLSRQQAYRIIRDAGVEAGTVTQTHPHMLRHACGYELAERGADTRLIQDYLGHRNIRHTVRYTASNAARFAGLWERNNLINENLKREEA
- the fimB gene encoding type 1 fimbria switch DNA invertase FimB; protein product: MKNKADNKKRNFLTHSEIELLLKAANTGPYAARNYCLTLLCFIHGFRASEICRLRISDIDLKAKCIYIHRLKKGFSTTHPLLNKEVQALKNWLSMRTSYPHAESEWVFLSRKGNPLSRQQFYQIISTSGDNAGLSLEIHPHMLRHSCGFALANMGVDTRLIQDYLGHRNIRHTVWYTASNAGRFYGIWDSPRGRQRHAVL
- the tnpA gene encoding IS66-like element accessory protein TnpA, translated to MSIIFNGHYRMKHRTWITEALRLHFEEHLPRVVAGRRLGVPKSTVCSMFVRFRRAGLSWPLPAGMSEQELDACLYGQFSTVPVVRPESTVISEAPVVKKRPRRPNFPYEFKIALVEQSLQPGACVAQIARENGINDNLLFNWRHQYRKGGLLPSGKNMPALLPVTLTPEPDNKIPAPAQEPEQINTPSDSLCCELVLPAGTLRLKGKLTPALLQTLIREIKGSSH
- the tnpB gene encoding IS66 family insertion sequence element accessory protein TnpB (TnpB, as the term is used for proteins encoded by IS66 family insertion elements, is considered an accessory protein, since TnpC, encoded by a neighboring gene, is a DDE family transposase.) encodes the protein MISLPAGSRIWLVAGITDMRNGFNGLASKVQNVLKDDPFSGHLFIFRGRRGDQIKVLWADSDGLCLFTKRLERGRFVWPVTRDGKVHLTPAQLSMLPEGINWKHPKRTERAGIRI
- a CDS encoding IS66-like element ISCro1 family transposase — protein: MDTSLAHENARLRALLQTQQDTIRQMAEYNRLLSQRVAAYASEINRLKALVAKLQRMQFGKSSEKLRAKTERQIQEAQERISALQEEMAETLGEQYDPVLPSALRQSSARKPLPASLPRETRVIRPEEECCPACGGELSSLGCDVSEQLELISSAFKVIETQRPKLACCRCDHIVQAPVPSKPIARSYAGAGLLAHVVTGKYADHLPLYRQSEIYRRQGVELSRATLGRWTGAVAELLEPLYDVLRQYVLMPGKVHADDIPVPVQEPGSGKTRTARLWVYVRDDRNAGSQMPPAVWFAYSPDRKGIHPQNHLAGYSGVLQADAYGGYRVLYESGRITEAACMAHARRKIHDVHARAPTDITTEALQRIGELYAIEAEVRGCSAEQRLAARKARAAPLMQSLYDWIQQQMKTLSRHSDTAKAFAYLLKQWDALNVYCSNGWVEIDNNIAENALRGVAVGRKNWMFAGSDSGGEHAAVLYSLIGTCRLNNVEPEKWLRYVIEHIQDWPANRVRDLLPWKVDLSSQ
- a CDS encoding IS3-like element ISEc16 family transposase (programmed frameshift) gives rise to the protein MTKPVSISKKPRKQHTPEFRNEALKLAERIGVAAAARELSLYESQLYAWRSKQQQQMSSSERESELAAENVRLKRQLAEQAEELAILPKGRDILREAPEMKYVFIENHRAEFSIKAMCRVLRVARSGWYVWLRRRHQMSLRQQFRLTCDTAVHKAFFEAKQRYGAPRLADELPEFNIKTIAASLRRQGLRAKAGRKFSPVSYRAHGLPVLENLLEQDFSASGPNQKWAGDITYLRTDEGWLYLAVVIDLWSRAVIGWSMSPRMTAQLACDALQMALWRRRRPESVIVHTDRGGQYCSGDYQALLKRHNLRGSMSAKGNCYDNACVESFFHSLKVECIHGERFSSREIMRATVFNYIECDYNRWRRHSACGGLSPEQFENHNLA